One stretch of Bombus pascuorum chromosome 14, iyBomPasc1.1, whole genome shotgun sequence DNA includes these proteins:
- the LOC132913937 gene encoding tyrosine-protein phosphatase non-receptor type 9: MAATLTVEQEQATKEFIEAVNKCRAGRRAGPVSWSTAVKFLTARKFEVARALALYEQHEATRRREGLALLYPTQEPLLSELRTGKFTVLPSRDATGAAIAIFTAHLHLPQNTTHQTTLQGVVYQLDAALESVETQKHGLVFIYDMSDSKYQNFDYDLSQKILTLLKGGYPAKLKKVLIVTAPLWFKAPFKILRLFVREKLRDRVFTVSIPQLTLHIPRESLPHRLGGTLEIQHEAWLLHCLKSMTNRGGGELCEVTPRVGTPLSPTSKNHTVQNPNGTTVSSSTSPIIDKNKVKNGISNIGDIEITNGDIWMGTDEAPSPVQPPSSASSGFSDDDSLHGDLGIQAVTMEQLIEEIHSRGRAGLIAEYTEIRQRPPEGSFNNAKLRSNQSKNRYTDVLCYDHSRVCLSQIDGDATSDYINANFVDGYKQKNAFISTQGPLPKTCGDFWRMIWEQQTLVVVMTTRVVERGRTKCAQYWGPEPGDEVQAGGFTVTTLEVDTNPDYTISMLLLTNNKTDEAREVCHMLYTAWPDYGVPQSARALLQFLALVRQQQNKLLASRGDTWAGHPRGPPIVVHCSAGIGRTGTFCTLDICISRLEDTGTVDIRGTVEKIRAQRAYSIQMPDQYVFCHRALAEYALSRGILSSQHLAMLPPTIEEDSD, translated from the exons ATGGCAGCCACGTTAACTGTCGAGCAAGAACAG GctacaaaagaatttatagaagCAGTTAATAAATGCCGGGCTGGAAGAAGAGCCGGTCCCGTATCGTGGAGCACGGCTGTGAAATTTTTAACAGCGCGGAAATTTGAAGTTGCGAGAGCATTAGCGTTGTACGAACAGCACGAAGCCACCAGGAGGCGAGAGGGTCTTGCACTTTTATACCCTACTCAGGAACCTTTGCTCAGTGAATTACGCACAGGAAAATTTACAGTTTTA CCTTCGAGGGACGCTACAGGGGCAGCCATAGCTATTTTTACAGCACATTTACACCTTCCACAAAATACCACGCACCAGACAACGTTACAA GGCGTGGTGTACCAGTTAGATGCAGCGCTAGAAAGTGTAGAAACTCAAAAGCACGGTCTGGTTTTTATTTATGACATGTCGGATAGCAAATACCAGAATTTCGACTATGACCTCTCCCAAAAGATTCTCACCCTTTTAAAG GGTGGTTATCcagcaaaattaaaaaaagtctTAATAGTGACTGCACCGCTGTGGTTCAAAGCACCCTTCAAGATCCTTCGATTATTCGTGCGTGAAAAGTTGAGGGACAGAGTATTCACCGTATCCATTCCTCAATTAACGTTACATATCCCGCGGGAATCATTACCGCATCGCTTGGGCGGCACATTGGAGATACAGCATGAGGCATGGCTTCTCCACTGTCTTAAATCCATGACAAACAGGGGAGGGGGTGAGCTTTGTGAG GTTACCCCCAGAGTGGGTACTCCTCTTTCGCCCACATCGAAAAACCACACGGTTCAAAATCCCAATGGAACTACGGTCAGTAGCTCAACTAGTCCTATAATCGATAAAAACAAAGTTAAAAATGGTATCTCCAATATTGGAGATATCGAGATTACGAATGGTGATATCTGGATGGGAACCGATGAGGCTCCATCTCCAGTACAGCCTCCGTCCTCAGCTAGTTCAGGGTTTAGCGACGACGATAGCCTACACGGGGATCTCGGCATTCAGGCCGTTACCATGGAACAACTCATCGAAGAGATTCATTCGAGAGGACGCGCAGGTCTCATAGCGGAGTACACGGAAATTAGGCAAAGACCGCCCGAAGGTTCCTTCAATAATGCAAA ATTAAGATCGAATCAATCGAAGAACCGATACACAGACGTGCTTTGCTACGATCACAGTAGAGTATGCCTGTCGCAAATAGACGGGGACGCTACATCGGATTACATAAATGCTAATTTTGTTGATGGTTACAAACAGAAGAACGCGTTTATTAGCACACAGGGTCCGCTGCCGAAAACTTGCGGTGATTTCTGGAGAATGATTTGGGAACAGCAAACGCTCGTTGTTGTTATGACCACAAG AGTGGTGGAAAGAGGTCGCACGAAATGTGCACAATATTGGGGTCCGGAACCGGGAGACGAAGTACAAGCGGGAGGTTTTACAGTAACCACTCTTGAGGTTGATACGAATCCCGATTACACGATATCGATGCTTCTTCTTACAAACAACAAG ACTGACGAGGCAAGGGAAGTTTGCCATATGCTGTACACCGCGTGGCCGGATTACGGTGTCCCACAATCGGCCAGAGCTCTGTTACAGTTTCTAGCCTTAGTAAgacaacaacaaaataaattacttgcTAGTAGAGGAGATACGTGGGCTGGACATCCGCGAGGACCTCCTATAGTTGTTCATTGCAGTGCAGGAATAGGAAGGACAG GAACATTTTGCACATTAGATATTTGCATATCGCGACTAGAAGATACTGGAACTGTAGACATTCGTGGAACTGTGGAAAAAATCCGAGCACAGAGGGCCTACAGTATTCAAATGCCAGACCAATACGTTTTCTGTCATCGTGCTCTGGCAGAGTATGCGCTTTCCAGAGGGATACTTAGTTCACAACATCTTGCTATGTTACCTCCAACCATAGAAGAAGATTCTGATTAG